GGACGCCTGGCGCGGCTTCGTGCGCGGCCTGGAGGTGACGGTGGCCCTGGACGAGCGGAACTTCGTCGGCGCCAGCCCGCTGGTCTTCGGCGGCGTGCTCAGCCGCTTCCTCGGCCTCTACGTCAACGTCAACGCCTTCGCCCAGCTTCGGCTGCGCTCGGTGCAACGGGAAGGGGTCTGGAAGGCATGGTCGCGCCTTGCCGGCAGCCAGCCGGTCCTGTGACGGACCGCCCTCCCCCCTCCTCGGGCCACCCTCCCGCCCTGATCGACCGGCTGGAGGCCGAGCCCTGGGGCTTCGACCTGCTGCAGGCCATCGCCCTGCTGGAACGCGCCGCGCCCGGCTACGCGCCGCTCGGCACTGGCATCGACCCGGAGCAGGAGGCCGTCCGCATCGAACACGACCCGAGCTTCGTCTTCCCCGCCAGCGACGTGGTCGAGGCGCGGCGGACGGAGGACGGGCGCGGCGTGGTGCGTTCCCCCGTTCTCGGCGTGGCGGGCATCAACGGCCCCTTGCCCTACGTCGCCACGGAACTGCTGGTCGAGCGGGCGGCCCGGCGCGACACGGCGGGCTCCGCCTTCTACGACATCTTCAACCACCGCCTGATGTCGATCTTCTACCGCACCCGTCAGGGCAGTTTGCCCCTGCTGGAGCGCGACCCGGAACGCACCCTGATGGCCCGCGTGTTGCGCGCGCTGGCCGGCATCGGCACGCCCGGCCTGGAGCAGCGCCTGCCCGGCACGCCCGATCGCATGCTGCTGGCTTTCTCCGGCATCCTCGCCAACCGGCGCCGGTCGTCGGCCGGGTTGGAGGCGATCCTCGGTGCCGTCTTCCGGGTGAAGGTGCGTGTGGAGAGCTTCGTCGGGCGCTGGCTGCCGCTGGACGAGGAGAGCCGGACCCGAATCGGCGGCGGCTTCGGCGCGCGGAACAACAGCCTCGGCCGCACGGTGGTGCTCGGCCGCCGCGTCTGGGACCAGCAGAGCTGCTACGCCATCGAACTGACGCTCGACAGCCTGGAGCGCTTCCGCGAGTTCCTGCCCGATGGGCGGCATCACCAGACGCTCTGCGCGCTCGCCCGCTTCCACACCGGGGACGGCATGGATTTCCGCATCGTGCTGGTGCTGGAAGCCACCAAGGTGCCGCCGACCCGCCTGTCCACCAAGCCGCCGGAGGGCAGCCGCCTCGGCTGGACCTCCTGGCTGCGGGCGCCGGGCCGCCCGAACCTGAAGGACGGGCGCCTCACGCTCGACCCCGCCCCGCCCGCAACGTCATCCCAGGGAGCCGTCCCGTGACCGCCGACATCAAGTCCCTCATCGGTAAGCTCGACCGCGACGGGCGCAAGGTTCTCGAACGCTCCGCCGCGCTGTGCGTCTCGCAGACCCATTACGACGTCGAGGCGGAGCATGTGCTGCTCGCCCTGCTGCGGCTGAAGGACGCCACTGTCGCCGGCATTCTGCGCCATTACGGCGTCGAGGCGGGCCGGCTGGAAACGGAACTCGAAGCCGCGCTGGACCGCATCCGCCGCGGCAACAGCCGCACCCCGGCCTTCTCACCCCGCGTTCCGGAGATGCTGGAGACGGCGCTGCTGATCTCCGTCACCCATCTGGACAGCCCTCAGATCCTTCTCCCGGCCATCCTCTGGGCCGCGGTCGCCTGCGATTCCGTGCGGGCGGTGGTCACGGAGTCCGCCCCCTCCCTGCTCGCCCTGCCGCGCGAGCGCACCGCCTCCGACCTGCCGGAGCTGGTCCGCGCCCTTAAGGCGGGCGGGCCGTCTGCCGCCGCCGCCGAGTCCTCTCCCGCCGCCGCTCCGGTTTCCGCCGCCTCGGACGGGCGGGCCATGCTCGACCAGTACAGCCAGGACCTGACCGCGCAGGCCAAGGCCGGGAAGATCGACCCGGTGATCGGGCGCGACCGCGAGATCCGGCAGGTCATCGACGTCATGATGCGCCGCCGCCAGAACAACCCGATCCTGGTCGGCGACCCCGGCGTCGGAAAGACCGCCATCGTCGAGGGGCTGGCCCTGCGCATCGCCGAGGGCGACGTGCCGCCGCCGCTGCGCGGCATGGTCATCCGCACGCTGGACCTCGGGCTCCTCCAGGCCGGGGCCGGGGTCAAGGGTGAGTTCGAGAACCGGCTGAAGTCGATCATCAAGGAGGTCTCGGCCTCCCCCGTGCCGATGGTCGTCTTCATCGACGAGGCGCACGCGCTGATCGGGGCCGGCGGGGCCGCCGGCCAGGGTGACGCCGCCAACCTGCTGAAGCCCGCCCTGGCGCGCGGCGAATTCCGCACCATCGCCGCCACCACCTGGGCCGAGTACAAGAAGTATTTCGAGAAGGATCCGGCGCTGGCCCGCCGCTTCCAGCCCGTCTCGGTGCCGGAGCCGGACGAGACGGCGGCGGCGGCCATGCTGCGCGGCCTCGTCCGCCGCTTCGAGGAGCATCACGGGGTCAGCGTGCTCGACGACGGCATCGCCGCCGCGGTCGCCCTGTCCGCCCGCTACATCCCCGCCCGCCAGTTGCCCGACAAAGCGATCAGCGTGCTCGACACCGCCTGCGCCCGCGTCGCCATCGCCCGCAGTTCCAAGCCCGAAGCCATCGAGGCGATGGAGCGCGAGGACGCCATCCTGGCCCGCGAGGCGGAGCGGCTGGAGGCCGAACCCGGCACCGCCCACCACGCCCGCCTGTCGCAGATTTCGCAACGCCGCGGCGCGTTGGCCCTGGAGAAGGCCGCGCTCGACGAGCGCTGGACGCGCGAGCGCGATCTGGTCGATGCGGTGGAGGCCGCGTTGAAGGCCGGCCACACCGTGGAGGCCGCCGCGGCCACGGAAAAGCTGAAAGCGATCCAGGGCGACAGCCCGCTGGTCCCGCACCGG
The Azospirillum brasilense genome window above contains:
- the tssG gene encoding type VI secretion system baseplate subunit TssG, producing the protein MTDRPPPSSGHPPALIDRLEAEPWGFDLLQAIALLERAAPGYAPLGTGIDPEQEAVRIEHDPSFVFPASDVVEARRTEDGRGVVRSPVLGVAGINGPLPYVATELLVERAARRDTAGSAFYDIFNHRLMSIFYRTRQGSLPLLERDPERTLMARVLRALAGIGTPGLEQRLPGTPDRMLLAFSGILANRRRSSAGLEAILGAVFRVKVRVESFVGRWLPLDEESRTRIGGGFGARNNSLGRTVVLGRRVWDQQSCYAIELTLDSLERFREFLPDGRHHQTLCALARFHTGDGMDFRIVLVLEATKVPPTRLSTKPPEGSRLGWTSWLRAPGRPNLKDGRLTLDPAPPATSSQGAVP
- the tssH gene encoding type VI secretion system ATPase TssH gives rise to the protein MTADIKSLIGKLDRDGRKVLERSAALCVSQTHYDVEAEHVLLALLRLKDATVAGILRHYGVEAGRLETELEAALDRIRRGNSRTPAFSPRVPEMLETALLISVTHLDSPQILLPAILWAAVACDSVRAVVTESAPSLLALPRERTASDLPELVRALKAGGPSAAAAESSPAAAPVSAASDGRAMLDQYSQDLTAQAKAGKIDPVIGRDREIRQVIDVMMRRRQNNPILVGDPGVGKTAIVEGLALRIAEGDVPPPLRGMVIRTLDLGLLQAGAGVKGEFENRLKSIIKEVSASPVPMVVFIDEAHALIGAGGAAGQGDAANLLKPALARGEFRTIAATTWAEYKKYFEKDPALARRFQPVSVPEPDETAAAAMLRGLVRRFEEHHGVSVLDDGIAAAVALSARYIPARQLPDKAISVLDTACARVAIARSSKPEAIEAMEREDAILAREAERLEAEPGTAHHARLSQISQRRGALALEKAALDERWTRERDLVDAVEAALKAGHTVEAAAATEKLKAIQGDSPLVPHRVDGAVVAAVVSNWTGIPVGSMSKDDLEVVATLEDRMAARVVGQPQALQAIARAVRGYRAGLGEPQRPIGVFLLSGPSGVGKTETALALAELLNGGEDSLITINMSEYQEAHAVATLRGAPPGYVGYGSGGVLTEAVRRRPHAVVLMDEVEKAHPDVLDMFYQVFDKGVLEDGEGVEVDFRNTLILLTSNLGDTELFALGREALDAGRIGEAREEGLAAISDVLRRRFRPAFLGRLSVVPYYPLSEAQIRRIVTMKLDKLQRRTAGNRGAELAVTDAAVEALVLRALNSDAGARMIDTLLSEFVVPEVAIRILDRVAAGQPVGRITVDHSADGRFTVGVDGTAA